A portion of the Pan troglodytes isolate AG18354 chromosome 10, NHGRI_mPanTro3-v2.0_pri, whole genome shotgun sequence genome contains these proteins:
- the SCAF11 gene encoding protein SCAF11 isoform X4, whose protein sequence is MFSSVSHSGESSFTYRAYCTEFIEASEISALIRQKRHELELSWFPDTLPGIGRIGFIPWNVETEVLPLISSVLPRTIFPTSTISFEHFGTSCKGYALAHTQEGEEKKQTSGTSNTRGSRRKPAMTTPTRRSTRNTRAETASQSQRSPISDNSGCDAPGNSNPSLSVPSSAESEKQTRQAPKRKSVRRGRKPPLLKKKLRSSVAAPEKSSSNDSVDEETAESDTSPVLEKEHQPAVDSSNICTVQTHVENQSANCLKSCNEQIEESEKHTANYDTEERVESSSSESCAQDLPVLVGEEGEVKKLENTGIEANVLCLESEISENILEKGGDPLEKQDQISGLSQSEVKTDVCTVHLPNDFPTCLTSESKVYQPVSCPLSDLSENVELVVNEEKMTESSIVEITEHKDFTLKTEELIESPQLESSGGEIIQTVDRQSVKSPEVQLLGHVETEDVEIIATCDTFGNEDFNNIQDSENNLLKNNLLNTKLEKSLEEKNESLTEHPRSTELPKTHIEQIQKHFSEDNNEMIPMECDSFCSDQNESEVEPSVNADLKQMNENSVTHRSENNMPSSDLADEKVETVSQPSESPKYTIDKAKKPRTRRSRFHSPSTTWSPNKDTPQEKKRPQSPSPRRETGKESRKSQSPSPKNESARGRKKSRSQSPKKDIARERRQSQSRSPKRDTTRESRRSESLSPRRETSRENKRSQPRVKDSSPGEKSRSQSRERESDRDGQRRERERRTRKWSRSRSHSRSPSRCRTKSKSSSFGRIDRDSYPPRWKGRWANDGWRCPRGNDRYRKNDPEKQNENTRKEKNDIHLDADDPNSADRHRNDCPNWITEKINSGPDPRTRNPEKLKESHWEENRNENSGNSWNKNFGSGWVSNRGRGRGNRGRGTYRSSFAYKDQNENRWQNRKPLSGNSNSSGSESFKFVEQQSYKRKSEQEFSFDTPADRSGWTSASSWAVRKTLPADVQNYYSRRGRNSSGPQSGWMKQEEETSGQDSSLKDQTNQQVDGSQLPINMMQPQMNVMQQQMNAQHQPMNIFPYPVGVHAPLMNIQRNPFNIHPQLPLHLHTGVPLMQVATPTSVSQGLPPPPPPPPPSQQVNYIASQPDGKQLQGIPSSSHVSNNMSTPVLPAPTAAPGNTGMVQGPSSGNTSSSSHSKASNAAVKLAESKVSVAVEASADSSKTDKKLQIQEKAAQEVKLAIKPFYQNKDITKEEYKEIVRKAVDKVCHSKSGEVNSTKVANLVKAYVDKYKYSRKGSQKKTLEEPVSTEKNIG, encoded by the exons ATGTTTTCTTCTGTTAGCCACTCTGGAGAATCTTCCTTTACCTATAGAGCTTATTG TACAGAATTTATAGAAGCCAGTGAAATCAGTGCATTGATTAGGCAGAAGAGACATGAACTGGAATTGTCATGGTTTCCTGATACATTACCTGGAATtggaag AATTGGTTTTATACCCTGGAATGTTGAAACAGAAGTCCTTCCTCTCATTTCTTCTGTGTTGCCAAGAACTATTTTTCCAACAAGTACCATATCTTTCGAACATTTTG gtACTTCTTGCAAGGGATATGCATTAGCACATACtcaagaaggggaagaaaagaagcaaactTCTGGTACATCAAATACCAGAGGATCAAGACGAAAACCTGCAATGACAACTCCTACAAGGAGGTCTACACGTAACACAAGAGCTGAAACAGCCAGTCAGTCTCAGAGATCCCCAATATCAGACAATTCTGGGTGTGATGCCCCAGGTAACAGTAATCCATCTTTAAGTGTTCCCTCTTCAGCTGAGTCAGAAAAGCAAACAAGACAGGCTCCAAAACGGAAGTctgtaagaagaggaagaaaaccaCCTTTACTGAAAAAGAAACTTCGGAGCTCTGTAGCTGCCCCTGAAAAATCATCTTCCAATGATTCAGTAGATGAAGAAACAGCAGAATCTGACACATCACCTGTGTTAGAAAAAGAGCACCAACCAGCTGTAGACAGTAGTAACATTTGTACTGTGCAGACTCATGTAGAAAACCAGTCTGCTAATTGCTTGAAAAGTTGCAATGAGCAAATAGAAGAAAGTGAGAAGCATACTGCAAATTATGATACAGAGGAAAGAGTAGAATCTTCATCTTCTGAGTCTTGTGCTCAAGATCTTCCTGTGCTAGTTGGTGAGGAAGGGGAAGTTAAAAAACTCGAGAATACAGGTATAGAGGCTAATGTTTTGTGTTTGGAAAGTGAGATTTCtgaaaatattcttgaaaaagGAGGTGATCCATTGGAAAAGCAAGACCAGATATCTGGACTTTCACAATCAGAGGTAAAGACAGATGTATGTACAGTTCATCTTCCAAATGATTTTCCTACATGTTTAACATCTGAAAGCAAAGTGTACCAACCTGTATCTTGTCCCCTAAGTGACTTATCTGAAAATGTAGAGTTAGtggttaatgaagaaaaaatgacagAGAGTTCCATAGTAGAAATTACTGAACATAAAGATTTTACACTAAAAACAGAGGAGCTTATAGAGAGCCCCCAGTTAGAATCTTCTGGGGGTGAAATTATACAGACAGTGGACAGACAATCTGTTAAGAGCCCAGAGGTTCAATTGCTTGGGCATGTTGAAACTGAAGATGTAGAAATAATTGCAACATGTGATACTTTTGGGAATGAAGATTTCAATAATATTCAAGACTCTGAAAATAACTTACTAAAAAATAATCTTCTGAACACCAAATTGGAAAaatctttagaagaaaaaaatgaatcgcTGACCGAACATCCTAGATCTACAGAGTTGCCTAAAACACACATTGAACAGATTCAGAAGCATTTTAGTGAGGACAACAATGAAATGATACCTATGGAGTGTGATTCATTTTGCAGTGACCAAAATGAATCTGAAGTTGAACCATCTGTAAATGCTGAtcttaaacaaatgaatgaaaattctGTGACACACCGTTCTGAAAATAATATGCCGTCTTCTGATCTTGCAGATGAAAAGGTTGAAACTGTTTCTCAACCATCTGAAAGCCCAAAATATACCATAGATAAAGCCAAAAAGCCTCGTACTCGAAGATCTAGATTTCATTCTCCATCTACAACTTGGTCACCCAACAAAGACACTCCACAAGAAAAGAAGCGGCCCCAGTCTCCATCTCCCAGAAGAGAAACTGGGAAAGAAAGCAGGAAGTCTCAATCACCATCTCCTAAGAATGAGTCAGCCAGAGGCCGGAAAAAATCCCGTTCTCAGTCCCCAAAAAAAGATATTGCAAGAGAAAGGAGGCAATCTCAGTCTCGGTCTCCAAAAAGGGATACTACTAGGGAAAGCAGAAGATCTGAATCACTGTCCCCAAGAAGAGAAACTTCTAGAGAGAACAAAAGATCTCAGCCAAGAGTGAAAGATTCTTCCCCAGGAGAAAAATCCAGGTCCCAGAGCAGAGAACGAGAAAGTGATAGAGAtgggcagaggagagagagagaaaggagaaccaGAAAGTGGTCTAGGTCCAGATCTCATTCTAGGTCCCCCTCAAGATGTAGAACAAAAAGTAAGAGTTCATCGTTTGGTAGAATTGACAGAGATAGTTACCCTCCCCGGTGGAAGGGAAGATGGGCAAATGATGGTTGGAGATGTCCACGAGGAAATGATCGGTACAGAAAGAATgacccagagaaacagaatgaaaatacaagaaaagaaaaaaatgacatccaTCTAGATGCTGATGATCCAAATTCTGCTGACAGACATAGAAATGACTGTCCCAATTggataacagaaaaaataaactctGGGCCTGATCCAAGAACCAGAAAtccagaaaagttgaaagagtCTCATtgggaagaaaatagaaatgaaaattcaggaaattcTTGGAATAAAAACTTTGGTTCTGGTTGGGTATCTAACCGTGGTAGAGGCAGAGGCAACCGTGGCAGAGGCACTTACAGAAGTAGTTTTGCCTATAAAGATCAGAATGAAAATCGGTGGCAAAATCGAAAACCCCTCTCAGGGAATTCAAACAGTTCAGGGAGTGAATCTTTCAAGTTTGTGGAACAGCAATCCTATAAGCGAAAAAGTGAACAGGAGTTCTCATTTGATACACCAGCAGATAGATCTGGATGGACATCTGCATCCAGCTGGGCCGTGAGAAAGACTTTGCCAGCAGATGTACAAAACTACTATTCACGACGAGGCAGAAATTCTTCAGGTCCACAGTCTGGATGGATGAAACAAGAGGAGGAAACATCTGGACAGG attCTAGCCTAAAAGACCAAACAAACCAGCAAGTTGATGGTTCTCAGCTACCTATAAATATGATGCAACCGCAAATGAATGTAATGCAGCAACAAATGAATGCACAACACCAGCCTATGAATATCTTCCCATATCCAGTGGGTGTTCATGCTCCTTTGATGAACATCCAACGCAATCCATTTAACATTCATCCTCAGCTACCCTTGCATCTCCACACAGGAGTGCCCCTCATGCAGGTAGCCACTCCTACCAGTGTATCTCAGggactaccaccaccaccaccccctcccccaccatcccAACAAGTCAACTACATTGCTTCACAACCAGATGGAAAGCAATTGCAG GGTATTCCTAGTTCTTCTCATGTAAGTAATAACATGAGTACACCAGTTTTGCCTGCTCcgacagcagccccaggaaataCGGGAATGGTTCAGGGACCAAGTTCTGGTAATACTTCGTCATCAAGTCACAGCAAAGCCTCTAATGCTGCTGTAAAATTGGCAGAAAGCAAAGTAAGTGTTGCAGTGGAAGCCAGCGCAGATAGCTCGAAGACAGACAAG AAATTGCAAATTCAAGAAAAAGCAGCACAAGAGGTAAAATTGGCCATCAAGCCATTTTACCAAAATAAAGATATCACCAAGgaagaatataaagaaattgTACGGAAAGCAGTAGATAAA GTTTGTCATAGTAAGAGTGGAGAAGTAAATTCTACTAAAGTGGCAAATCTGGTTAAAGCCTATGTAGACAAATACAAATATTCACGGAAGGGGAGCCAAAAGAAAACTCTGGAAGAACCTGTGTCTACTGAAAAAAACATAGGCTGA